Proteins from a single region of Merismopedia glauca CCAP 1448/3:
- a CDS encoding DNA gyrase C-terminal beta-propeller domain-containing protein codes for RHELLKSLKKDLRALKRRYADPRRTKITLVNPPPPEPEKQPTPVERKPKKATTTTLDRPLLVEVETPAEVVLEFTTAKSVYKVSLEANNRNSKPKSELCIQSETISSNSELVLLTDAGKAYAGRLTDIPLGCLLNTGTPLTSLLPNSAQTAGEKIITYSTLPLVTAANGLVLLTAKGQIKRISTSELVNLTSRGLSTIKLKENDVLKGASWHQKQPEILIATSGGRLLRFSTSDRQLPIMGRTGQGVTALRLGQGEEFVGVWAVNSSDTVLLVSRQGYTKQIPIKSIRLANRGDIGTQALQFSTKTDGLVGAVVTSEIKEVAILSDRQRTITIPVDKVAILGKDGTGDKLTQIKAGEIVVEVLPILT; via the coding sequence ATCGCCATGAGTTGCTCAAATCCCTTAAAAAAGACTTACGCGCCCTGAAACGCCGCTATGCTGACCCCCGCCGCACGAAAATCACTTTAGTTAACCCACCACCCCCAGAACCAGAGAAACAGCCAACTCCTGTAGAACGGAAACCCAAAAAAGCTACAACTACCACTTTAGATCGACCTTTGTTAGTCGAGGTGGAAACCCCAGCCGAAGTAGTTTTAGAATTTACTACCGCCAAATCTGTCTACAAAGTCTCTCTAGAAGCGAATAATCGTAACTCTAAGCCGAAATCGGAGTTATGTATCCAAAGTGAAACTATCTCCTCTAACAGCGAGTTAGTTTTGCTGACGGATGCTGGGAAAGCCTATGCGGGAAGGTTGACAGATATCCCCCTCGGTTGCCTTTTAAATACTGGAACCCCTTTGACTAGTTTGCTGCCTAATTCTGCCCAAACGGCTGGGGAAAAGATAATTACTTACTCCACCCTTCCCCTAGTTACAGCCGCCAATGGACTGGTGTTACTGACAGCTAAAGGGCAAATTAAACGGATTTCTACCTCTGAACTCGTCAATTTGACCAGTCGCGGTTTAAGTACGATTAAACTAAAAGAAAATGACGTATTAAAAGGCGCTAGTTGGCATCAAAAACAGCCAGAAATTCTGATTGCTACTTCTGGAGGGCGATTGCTGCGCTTTTCCACGAGCGATCGCCAATTACCGATTATGGGGCGCACTGGTCAGGGTGTTACAGCTTTACGCCTCGGTCAAGGTGAAGAGTTTGTCGGCGTATGGGCAGTTAATTCCAGCGATACGGTGTTACTAGTCTCTCGTCAAGGTTATACGAAGCAAATACCTATCAAGTCGATTAGGTTGGCAAATAGGGGCGATATTGGCACTCAAGCTTTGCAATTTAGCACCAAAACCGATGGATTAGTAGGTGCAGTCGTAACTTCAGAAATCAAAGAAGTAGCAATATTGAGTGATCGCCAACGCACTATTACTATACCTGTAGATAAAGTAGCGATATTGGGCAAGGATGGAACAGGGGAT